A genomic stretch from Microtus pennsylvanicus isolate mMicPen1 chromosome 11, mMicPen1.hap1, whole genome shotgun sequence includes:
- the LOC142860400 gene encoding diazepam-binding inhibitor-like 5, with protein MSQVEFEMACASLKQLKGPVSDQEKLLVYSFYKQATQGDCNIPVPPATDVRAKAKWEAWNVNKGMSKLDAMRIYIAKVEELKKNECG; from the coding sequence ATGAGCCAAGTGGAGTTTGAAATGGCCTGCGCGTCCCTCAAGCAGCTGAAGGGTCCTGTTAGCGATCAGGAGAAACTGCTGGTGTACAGCTTCTACAAACAGGCCACCCAGGGCGACTGTAACATCCCTGTCCCTCCAGCCACAGATGTGAGAGCAAAGGCCAAATGGGAAGCGTGGAATGTGAACAAAGGGATGTCCAAGTTGGATGCCATGAGGATCTATATTGCCAAAGTGGAGGAGCTGAAGAAAAACGAGTGTGGCTAA